A segment of the Lepus europaeus isolate LE1 chromosome X, mLepTim1.pri, whole genome shotgun sequence genome:
TAAACCCTTTCATCATACCAAATATGGACACTGGTGAGTTATTGTCCAGCGGCAAGTAGCAGGTGCCTTATTATTTTACCCGATAACATCTCTATGCTGCAATGTCACAGTTCTCACAGATATGGTTAAACACAAAGGCCTCACTGTGTATGCAAAAAATTGTCCCACTTTTGGACTTAAAAAgccttagtttatttttttgcaatATACActgatggtttttaaaaatatttttatttatttatttatttgaaaggcagagctgcagcgagagaggaagagaggttttCATTCATGGTtcactccaatggccacaactgccatgATCAGGCTCAGCCcaagtcatgagccaggaactccatctgtgtctcccatgtgaactCCCAACATCACTGTGCAAAGTTCATTTTCCCTTGAATCTATATAATAGATGCAAGCTCTCAAATTCTCTCAAATCTGACACTGATGTGTTTCTGTAGGTATGAATATGTGTTCAAACAACTCACACAACTCTTAAAGGAAACACCAAGAAATGGTGATTTGCTGACACCTGGCTAGTAGGCTGATGGTGGATGGGGTGGTCAAGGGAGAGctacaatttgtgtgtgtgtgtgtgtggtgtgtgccaCTGGTAGGCCTGAAAAGCCCGGCAGGGAAATGATGTTGGGCTTCCAACAAATGAAAAGACACAAGAGAGAGGGTCTCATTCTTTCCCCAAACTGTATCACTTTGTTCTTTTGTGCTCTCTCTTCTCAAGCCACATCCTTTCACCAAAATACACTTCCTCTTTCACCCAAATCATTTGTGGGATGATCATGTGCCTAGCACACAAATGTATACCAGAGTCTTAGTCCTTTTCCAGGTCACCCAGCTCCCTTCCCATGAGATCATATGTACTTGTTCATCTGTCACCAGAAGAGGGACAGTTTGGGGATCCTGTGTTCAGTTAACTGatcaggggaggaagagaggtgtgAAATTGACTTCAGCCTTGCTCCATGTCCTGAGTGATTTGTATTTTTGCAATTCTGCCATCAGAGAGAGGATGTAAGACTTTTGAGTGCTCAAAGcctcagaaaagaaagaacaaggtATAGTTGCATGTCATCACCACCAATCATCTTgtataaaaagagagaaggggagccggcaccgcggctcactaggctaatcttccgccttgcggtgccggcacactggattctagtcccggtcggggcaccggattctatcccggttgcccctcttccaggccagctctctgctgtggcccgggagtgcagtggaggatggcccaagtccttgggccctgcaccccatgggagaccatgataagcacctggctcctgccatcggatcagcgcggtgcgctgaccacagtgcgccagccgcagcggccattggagggtgaaccaatggcaaaaaggaagacctttctctctgtctctctctctcactgtccactctgcctgtcaaaaaaaagagagagagagagagagagaaggggaaggaagaagggggctTACAGTGTAGAAAGGAGAGCAAGTCCAGGCATATCCAGTTGAGCTTCCTGGCTGCTTGACGGGCATCTATGATGCTTAGCATGTTTAGAACTCCAACAGAGGACTGAGAAGCAAGGACAGGTCTGGAAGAACTGATAAATTGCTACAGATTGATatgatgaaaaggaaaaagaagatctGATCTGCACACCatggaaagaatttctgatttcTGTCTGTCGTCTTGAGTTTTAAACCGTTTGTTCAACGatttattatggaaaataattAATAGCTTATTAGTGGCTGGCAAAGACTAGGGAGTATTTCCCAATATTTGACCAAAACTTCTCATGCAGCTAGGAGTGAAACTGACTCTCACTCTTTGAGTTTGCTTCCCCATAGGTAAGATGTCATGAATGAGACATAGTTTGCAGAGGTGCTGTGAAGCTGTATGTGTCTAGCATACAAGGGTCACAGACTACATCAAAGACAGCAATACTTCCTCATACTGCATGAGTGATTCAAAGTAGGAGCTGGTGGAACTCATTCCCCATCTTTGATTCTTCCTGTCCTGATTAGCTCCAGGTTCTTCTATAATCATTTCACTTTGGACCCGAAGTATAATGGCAATGGAATGTTGGCCAGAGATGTCTTACATGGATATTTGATTTCTCTCACATACAGTGGTGAAAGAAGAAACCTCAGCTAACACTGACGAATTGAGTAACATTACAAATCTGGAATTCCATCTTGTCTTGTAAAATCTGCACATTGCTAACAATGCACCCAATTACTGCATAACAGCAATTGATTTGAGCCAAGCAGCAGCTGCCCTATTAGTGTGAGCATGCACTGTCACAGCCAGTAGGGCCTGCTTTAACATGATTTGCTTGTCCTGTGGTCATTGCCATTTCCAGCTCGCTCAACAACTGGAATCGGGGTATACCAGAAGAGAACAGGTACTTGACTGCACAGTGAATCAATATCCCAACCTTTTCCTCTACCTTCTTCTTATTTAGCCTTGTTAAGAAATCCCACTTATAGGTGAAGCTGATACTCATTTTGAGTTGTGGATTGAACAAGTGTGTTACAGTCAGGATTATCTCGGTTCTGATATGGTTAACAATGACCCATACATCTCAGTGCTTTACAGCTAGAGTTTATTATTTGTCCAAGAACTCACACCTAGACACACAACTAAAGCCATCCTCATGTTTATGCATGACTGAATACAGATGTGAGTGTACAGCTATGTCTACAATAGCAAGAAAAAGCAATAGGTTGGcaaaaaaatcaatgagacaTCATATGATCTATTCATCTCATTATggtatataattttgttttaatagaGGTATAAAAAGCATGCAagtattcaaatgaataaaggatAAAGGTACAAGAGTATCCAACCTCAACCAAAGAATTGCCCCACTAATTAATAAGGATCTAcaagtttataaaatgcatgTAAATCTAACAAATGATGTTCAGGATTTAGCACTAATCATTACACAAATCAAAACAGGATATCAAATATGCTATGCTCTAGCTATGCTTCATCCTCTGTAGTCCTAGCTCATAGAGAGCGCCAGCCCAGATGTCCACTAGAGAACGAGTTGCAGGTTGCTGGCCTGGGGCACAGAGCAGGAAAAGGAGACTGCAACGCTCTTTCTCCAGCAGGAGCTGTAGACAAAAAGGACGGATTCAGAGCCAGGTCATATCCACATCCCCTCCCTCGTCTTCCCCCTTTTGGTTTTGCAGCACCATCATAGATTTGTCACGGTGAGAGCAGCACAGGCCTTAGAACTCCTGTTTTCCCCATCTCAGCCTTGCCTTCCTCATCCACGACAGCCACCGTATGTCTTTTGGTCAAGCCCAGGGTGTTGGAATATGCCTCTCCCTAACTTGAAAACAATCCCTGGCTCCTCAGCACGAGCACTTGCTGGTTGGGCATCCCACTCCTTGATTGGTAACCTGTGTGGACTGTTCCCTTCCTTTCCAGCAGTTTCTTCAGACCTGTTGCTTCACTCACACACTGGGCCCCATTCACCAGGCTCATgtgaggggacacagccctgcTCCTTAGCCTCACCAGGAGTTTCTCTCACTCAGAACTCCTACAACCCATCTTCTCTGGGCACATCTCTGATATCTGATTGCTCAACACAAAGTGGGAAAACAGCCAAGCCCCACATGGAGACTGGACAGAAAGACCCTAAAGGCAAGGAACAGCACGCCTACCAGACCAAGCCCTTTGCAGTTTTCTATgttcttcccaggccagagcagaccaCAGTGGTCTGGGGAGAGAACTCCACAGTGAGATCAAGAACCTGGTTCTTCCATTTGCTATGCTGCATGGCATACAgcaagtccctgccactctcagAGGTTGTCTCCTGTTGCTGGACATGAGGTCACGGGGCCCTTGTTGTTGAACACAAAGCTCGTATTCTCAGTGTTCACTGTGGAACTATCAATTACCATGGACAGTCACATGGAGGAGCCATAGTGCCCCGCATTGAGGAAGAACAACTCACTGATCCTGATTTCTCAGTTAGAACTTGGAAACCACTGTTTACCCAAACCTATCTGCAACCCTCTCCCAACTGTCCCCACCTCAGGGTTACCATGTGAGGGAGCCAGCTACCTGGTAggccgtggggctgggccagaggcaTGGGCTCACGTGGCACTGGAAAGGAGTTTCTCAGAGTCAGCAGTGCCTCAGCGGCTTCCAGCTTCTGTTGCCACTCAGAAGCAGTAACCAAGGCCAGCTCAGGGGCTTTGGGGACCTGCAAAGGAAAGGCCATCAGAGAACAGTGCTGGAAAGCCACACCTCCTCTCAGTAGAACAAATGTCCCTTCAGCCCATATTCCCTCCAGCCACCTCCTACCATGTACCCCCACCCCAATACCATCTTCTCTTCTGTTCCCTTAAACTCAGCCCCTGCCAGATTTCTGGACCCCATAATTCCCCAGGACCTGTGGCTGCAGTTGAAAAGGATCAAGTGTGGCACAGGGCTGATGGGTCAGACTTGAGCACCTAGAAACAAGGAGAGGAGAGGCCAAGGGATTAAACCCTCTGGAAGACACATGGCACCAGTACACAGAGAGTGAGGCAGGATTTCTCATTGTCTGCGTGTGGCAATCCAAAGGTCCACGGGACAATGTGGTTATGGCTTGGCAAGTATTTCCTCCTGTTCCAACTGTTTTTGGTTCCacacttattttatatatttgtcttGAGACACAAACTCCTGCCAGCTTTTCTCCCTACGGACCTCAGGGAAGATGATGGGAAAGTACAGTTGGCCGTGTTTTGATTTGCAAAGTTCCTGGAGAGATGTGATTACTGCCCCTGGGAAGGACTGGTTCTTGCTTTCATGTTGTCCAATCCCCAAGGGCCTTGAAAGAGGAGCTTGGCTCACCCACAGGAATCTTGCTAAAATGGCCCCCTGGGCTTTCCCAGGGTCCTCGATAGCACTCCATATCAGGACCCTGCTTTGCACTGTGGGCCTTCAACCCTGTTCATCTGACTTAAGAGGAACAACTTTCCCCATTTGCTGAATGGAGACAATGTGGCAGGCCTCTTGCTAGTCCTCTTTTCAATACTATGCATCTACAATATTGTCCCGAGAACACAGATAGGCAAACAAAGGCTGTACACATAAAGTCCCTGACTCAAGGTCTTACAAATAAGTAACGGCGAAGCTGAGGGAGCTCTGTCCTTGTGTGTTAGTCTGAGATTTGGCCTTCTCCTTGGCCTTcacctcttcctttttctcctcctttttctcctccttctcctcctcctcccctgcttccTACTAACTGGTATCAAGTATAAGGTAGGGCACAAAATAGCACAATAAATAACCAGCTCATGGCTGGCACTCTACTCACTTATCTGGCAGGAGATGGGGCCATTGTGGCTGTCCAGAATTAGCATACATCCGTGGCAAATCCATGGTCACTGGAGCACGGGGTGGAAATGTAGGTTCTGGAGGATGGCTAAACATCCCTGGAGATGTTCCCTGTAGGGTCAGAGAGCACAAGTTACAGTCAGGTGCGAGGCTGGCCAGGACAGGGAGTATATGCATATTTGGTGATGAAGACAGGACCCATGACTTCGAAACTCCAATGACCTTCAATAACAGCCACTTGACTCTGCCTTTTGCAATAGGGGAAAGTGGGCCCTGGGGAGAAGAAATGATTTTTCCCTAAGGCCACATGGAAATTGGATGGTAGTGTGGCAGGTGGAACCCATGCCTGGGCAATGGATGGGTGGGTGCCTCCCTCATTTGTAAGAGACTCTCCTTACCAAATTGGGGGTGTAGCAAGGGTAGGCCTGTGGCTGTGGCATCACGTCCACCTTCCCAGCTGTGAAAGAAAAGGGATCACTTTGGTGAGCCTCCACTTCCCACCCCTCACCACACTGTCCCCAAGTCTCTCAGGTACAGCCTCAAATTGAGTTCTCATTTTACCATGGACCTTTCTTACCCACCACCAGCTCCCATCAGATCTTCCCTTTCTACAAACACTTGGTTGACAACAGtgatgatttattattattattaacagccAATCAGTAAATTACCCAGGGCTACAGCACAATTCAATGACTGGACCAAACTACTCATGTTTTTTCCACCCTAACTCCGGCTGCCTCCCTGTCACTCACTGTGGACTCCTGCTTCCACGGCCATATTCTTGATGTGGACAGGAGCTCCAGGAGCAACAGGCATGCTCTTGATCACTCCATGAGTCAGCTGCTTCTTGGGTTCTTGCCCCTGCTCGCTCCTCAGTGTATTCATAGCAGGCAAGGCCATGCAGGGTTCCCTACAGTAAGAGATTACAGGTCTAAGTCACATTTAGAGGAGATCCAATCCTTCCCTTTGTCAGACACCATACTTACGAGAAGACACAGTTGTGATACTGGCAGGCATGGAAGTGGCAGATAtgctcctggcccctgattttGGTAGAGATTTCATAGTTGTGACAGGAGTCACAGAGACCTGCAGCTCCTCTGGGGACGAACTGATGTCCCCAGGTGCCTCTGGTCTCACTCGTGGTGTTGTATTCGAAgttggaggagcagctgggcacagCAAGCATTTCTTGGGGATCCATGGCTCTAGGATAAGGAGCAGAGGTCAGAATGGCTCTATGATCTCCCATTCACAACATCCTTTTCCTGCCCTTGGAAAACCTTGTCCATTGTTGCTAGTCTCGTCTCTGTTCTGCTCACCACTCCTATCAGATCACTCTTCCATTTTTCCAACAAATGTTGGCTTTATTCAATCTCCCCCTTAACTTCCTTACTCCTGGAGCCTCCTTCCAGGGAGCTCCACTCATT
Coding sequences within it:
- the LOC133752713 gene encoding doublesex- and mab-3-related transcription factor C1-like, whose amino-acid sequence is MKGAELGWVEELKPEKPFPEFSSPKPVDDAKDLSVEGFFVQRAPFPPDLRVSSPSSSCGPTLTWNPFWEKPSSWFPVGNLMSLVMVLRAMDPQEMLAVPSCSSNFEYNTTSETRGTWGHQFVPRGAAGLCDSCHNYEISTKIRGQEHICHFHACQYHNCVFSEPCMALPAMNTLRSEQGQEPKKQLTHGVIKSMPVAPGAPVHIKNMAVEAGVHTGKVDVMPQPQAYPCYTPNLGTSPGMFSHPPEPTFPPRAPVTMDLPRMYANSGQPQWPHLLPDKCSSLTHQPCATLDPFQLQPQVPKAPELALVTASEWQQKLEAAEALLTLRNSFPVPREPMPLAQPHGLPAPAGERALQSPFPALCPRPATCNSFSSGHLGWRSL